The sequence caatttttgttgctcCATTTTTGCTTTCTACTCGTTTTTCTGCTGTGATAGAAAGTTTCTGTTTCGATACATGTACTCCAGATCCCGCCAACACTTCCACTAAATTCCATAAAGTAAGAACACTGATCCTTCGCAACGGTGTAGTGTAATCTTGTTGTTCACTGTTACTGACACTTTCGTCACTCATTACATCTTTATTCATAAATTCGTGATACATTGTTCATTTCGTATTTCGAACGGTTCGGCCGatcatcattttttcgaacagtttgttCGATGTTTCATCACTCATAGTTCATAGTTTTTCGCAAGTGCATTCGTCCAAAACGTGGAAAGTTCCCACTGGGATCAATAATATGTAACTGAAAGTAATATGGACTGTAGTTTTGATTCGTATTGATACTCAATgctgaaacaattttaaaataaaagttttttaactcttaaattgatagtttttactcTCTGCAAAAAATAACCAACGAAGGCTCTCAAGTTTACCAATGATCTTCTTAAATTAACCAACGTTTTTTGTGTGtagtaatcattaaaaatgacataaataattctcgtgtaatgGCCGCTAATAGAAAGAAACGTGAGAAATTGCACGACAACTATATTCCTCACTTTTCAAACATAAAcacgattatatttatttctttttcatagattctaacaaaaaaaaatttcttgagcGCGTGCTAAAAAGAGCCTTCTTAGACACGTCTACACTTCTCAGGTATTTTTTTCGCTATCGCTGGACGTGTTTCGTTGAATAATCCTGCAACGGCCGATGTTTACATTTTTCTTCCTCACATCTTCCTGTTTTTTTAGACAAAAAATGACAATCTCACTCACACATAGAAAATTGTCGCAACCAGTGTAAATTCTACATCGTGATCACGATTAGCTTTGTAGTTGATAAATTGGATGTACATCGCTtgaaaacataattttcaaatttgtaTACGCCCCATTCGGTGGGTGCGAGAACTTAAATCTAAAATTGGTCTCTAAACTcagtttcatttgttaaaaTTATTTTAGGCCTCTACTGCAAGGAGGTAAGCGTACCTTTTTTATCGTTAACACAGTAGCTCTAGCTAAACAGCAAGCAGAATTCATCGGGCGAAACGTCCAGTACGACACGTCTATATACACGAGCGATCGTAATGTCGACACTTGGAAACAAGATCAATGGCTGAAGGAATTTGCAGAGTTTAAGGTTTTTTGGATTATTAAAATTTTACTATTTCCTTAAAATGCTTATTCAATGTTCTCTTTAAACAGATCATAATTTGTACCTGCCAAATTTTGTTGGATGTTCTGAAACACGGTTatctatcaatcaaacatattaACTTGCTCATATTCGACGAGTGTCACCATGGTGTTGGAGAGCATCCgatgcatggaataatggaacAATTTTTGCGTGTGCCAAAATCGGATCAACCCCGTGTAATCGGTCTCTCAGGAATGCTCCTGTACAAACAAATCAAATCAGTAGACGTAGTGAAAGAAGAGCTAGAACGGCTTGAAAATACGTTCTTAGCTACGATTGCTACCGTTGGTAGTTACGATGATTACACTGAGGTCTGTAAGTTTTCAACTAATCCTATCGAAAACTTATTATCGTTCACTGTATGTCCGAAGTCTCCTGTGATGTGCGATATAATACAAAATGTGAACATTTTTATTAAATCCGTAGCGGATTTTCATTTGCCTAAATATTTGAATCAGAATAAATCACTTGAGCGTGATCTTCCAAAGCCTAAAAAGCAGATCAGGaagtatttcaacgaatttctctACCAACTTGAGGATCTGGGACTATACGGTGCTTCAATAGCAATACTCGGTCTTATTGTACAGTTTGAACTAGACAAACGAGAGTCGGACAGCTCATATCTAAGATTATTGTTGAGATCATGTATAACATGtaagtattttttaaattttacacaGAGTTGTTTTAGATCCCGACTTCTTTTCTATAACAGTTTGTGAGAGTATGCGTCATAAAATTGTGAAGCTAATGAGCGGAATGTCCGCCCAGGAACAATTGACTAGATTCTCATCATTAAAAGCCCGGCAGCTGATCAAGCATCTGGAGGAATCATATCGTACACACCGTGCCAAACAAGCACGAACATTGGTTTTTGTAAAACGACGCTTTTCAGCTAAAGTGCTGTATCATTTGTTGAAGATATATTTTGCTCAAACCAACACCGATTTAATTCTGCCTGATTTCATGGTTGGGAGTAACGGATCAATGCCGGAGTCAATCGAACAGATTTTGTCGGCAAAGAAAGACCGCAGGGTGATGCTAAAGATTCCAGGTAATGATCGATTTATTTTACTGTATACTTTTTATGTTGAAGGTTTtggagaaatttaaaaaaaatgagacaAATGTTATTGTAACGACTAACGTACTCGAGGAAGGGATAGATTTGCAAATGTGCAACATGGTGATCAAGTTTGATCGCCCGGAAACTTTTGCTTCGTATGAACAATCCAAAGGCCGCGCTAGAATGAGGGATAGTCAATATGTGGTCATGCTGGACATGGAAAGTAgacaaaaatttctaaatcaataCAAACTATACAAAGACATCGAACATGAGTTAGAAAATGTAAGTTCTATTAACTTTGTTCGTTATGTTTGatttataattatttttcgtAAACTGCAGTGTTTGGTTGGTAAAACCATTAACAGACCGGATCCTCTAGATGCTGATGTACATAAAGAACTATTCAACGAAATAATTCCACCGTTCTTCACACCGAATGGAGCTAAACTAGATGCTCTTTCCGCCATTCAACTTTTAAATAGGTATTGCATGGGAATGCCCCGAGATGCATTCACAAATACAAATGTAAGCTGGGAGAGAAACGATCTAAAAGATGGCAGAATAATCGTTGAGGTACTACTTCCAATGCAATCTACTGTTAGAGAAAAAATAACTGGCAATCCTATGCGAAACGTCAAACTCGCGAAACGATCGGCTGCGTTCAATGCATGCAAGCGCCTCTATGAAAATGGGGAGTTGAATGATCATCTTATACCGATCGATCCGAAAAGAAAGCTCCTGAATTTAGTGAATGTATACTTTACCCACTGGGAACAATTTGCAGATGGTCAGTATTATTAAAATGCTATAGCACGgaatattatatttattgtttttattttctacaGACACCGACAAAGTTGCAGGAACTATGAAGTGTATTCGCAGCCACGACATACAATATCCTCCGCAAACGAGCGGTTGTTATCCTCAACCAGCTCAGCCTTGCTATATTTATGTCCTTAGGATGACTGCGGGATTCGAAAAAGATACGAGAAACGAAAACATAAGCGTTTTTCATTCTTTGTATTCTTCGGCTAATAATTTCGGGATTATGACAATCAAACCCCTTCCTGCTCTAGCGAagatgaaatttttcgtaacccTGGGATTAATAAACGTTTGTATTGATCAACAACCGATTTCAATACCTAGTGCTGGTTCGGAAGCGGATTTAGAACttcttaaaaattttcatgtaatgATTTTTCGTGACATATTAAATCTATGGAAGCAGTTTTTGGTGTACGATAACACGAATGGTGCTAACAGCTATTTGATAGTGCCTTTGAAAAACTCGGTTGAAATTGATTGGAAACTGGTGCGTGATTTTCAGTACCTAGAAAGACCATCCGAAATGCCAATAAGAGCACGTGAGAAGATGACTCTTGATCCGCAACACTATCGGCACCGGGTAATATTACCGTGGTACAAAAGTAATCCTGAGTCGAACTACATTGTCACGATGGTCCATGAACATTTAACACCAGAGAGTCCATTTCCTAATCCAGAGTACAAGTAAGTAACGATTGTTTCTGATTAAATTAttaggaaaattttttttcatggttCTGAAAAGTTTGGGGCGTAAAATtgatatacgtacgcatgtgtgcaaatattaatacatatatatatatatatatatatatatatatatatatatatatatatatatatatatatatatatatatatatatatatatatatatatatatatatatatatatatatatatatatatatatatatatatatatatatatatatatatatatatatatatatatatatatatatatatatatatatatatatatatatatatatatatatatatatatatatatatatatatatataatcattttactattgccgcttattctaactatgtgcatataacctttgtataagttgtgtctatgaaaatgtatgtgaatgctccacacaagggttttgaaatattgcaacctagtatgagaatcatcaagttgaatcatccattcgattttctgcgacaaTTGTCAacatgcgattctctcttgggacattttttttaagggcgtgaaatactcagagtatgaagtggagcgaagaattgttcaaaattctctcacggttcttgCAGTGAGAGAGAggtcttgtagcatcttctaccggattgaaaatgttgtatgcaatatagatagcaatatagcagcttctgtcaaattttcggcaatcactaaCACTGCATATATaacataagttacgtaaattgaggtttgggttaaaatttaaataaggttattgtaccaatagtaatCGCATTAGTACAATCGCCATGTTATTTTTCCGATTATTcgtctttcaatcaacgaattgtaatAAAATCGAACATAATATATTTGCTTAGGCTCTCTCGGTATTGCTTGCCGcagaaaaaaatagttcgaaaaaattgagcatTTACGCTGTTATAGCTACGTGGAAACTCGAAGTgaatacacatattttcatatcgCCCTTAAAGTCAATCTATAACAGAGACAGCATATCTCTTTCTAACTAATGGTCTTCGTATGTGAGATTACTATTAGAACTGAGATGAACGGGGGTACCGTCACCTTATTGTGTATTCTTGAAATATACTTAGGGGATTGATGAATGTTTATATATAACTCGTTAAACTAATGTAGCTTGAAAATGTAGTTCACAGTtattcattaaaaacgatgaggcgttGCCGCATTAGACCTTCCTCTAAAGTTGCAGtaatttagaacattttttactaagcagcatgttcatctgttatgccaaatgaccattataccaaatgaccattatgacAAATAACAATTTGTTTTCTAGCGTGTATGTTACTTCCAGAAATTCTTTTAACTCTGAAATGTGAATGTATGTGGTTGTGGTGTAAAAGAGCATCGATTAAATGAAGCGGTTGCACAATTGCCATTCAACAATGAAGTACTATGACAACTGATTTGTTctccctttatgggctactctggctgAAGGGGCTGAAAATTTCGTATTGTATCTCATTCGGTCTTgaccctgctttcctatatagtcctCCATATCTGATGCGGTACAAACGATGATTGTTTTAATGTTCTTAAATATCAAAaagtttggtctactaacagtAACATTTCTAATCTGCTtcaattgtttctatctttatcgatgaaaatttatcagatacagagctaataaaagtcattttcattgactgaaaaatagacgaaaatgacaagaaattgctgtcactctcagcttcgcttgaaaacgaaatccatgtccagtcaatgacataagcgggacagtagtttcaaaattgtgtttttctttcatttgccctttcagtcatttgcagttttcagtgaaattcCCATAGTAtgaagtgtcgatattcaaccaaagctgtgagaattcaaaacgacagaaaaaggtgtCACAGTAAGTTTTAACTGtttgtgctcgaatttgtagtagttttggtttcaaaGAAGTtcagggatgtaattacttcgatttgccgtATTTTAGACACTTTTTATAGcaaagcgtcacagattttcaatacatcgattaaagaatgagaattgaaattcttctgttgctacctgaagacgttagcttggtttcgtcttgtcacagaggaaagagtgacgttggcaattatgctgtcccattttttcgatgagaaacgaaaatgcttcgtctctcttcgtttgttctggtgtcggtcatttacgaatgagacagtaaaacattgaaaatgagactgttggaatggtttctttcattgagaatgcgtgacaattttaagctctgatcaGATATATAAACtactataaacaaaaaaaaaaacagaaatgggAATTCATTCTAATTAATTTAATGTACATTTTACATACAACTTACACATTACAAAGTTTGTAGAAAGAACATCATGGATACTAAACACACGGTCTAAAGACGTAACTAATCTGTTACTACTCTTACTACACATTGGGTATATCGTGCACTCAATTCACATTCCCCAAAAAAATGTCTACTAGATTATTCTTTAGATTACTTTTTTAGAGAAATACtctggctgctcggccatccatgaaagatgaccatcaatgtcaacttccctctctgagcagcctagatagctgtgtagtgtcggtagcggttttccaagtggtataagtccaccaaacaggtaagccatgTGGCATCCggtgg comes from Malaya genurostris strain Urasoe2022 chromosome 3, Malgen_1.1, whole genome shotgun sequence and encodes:
- the LOC131434426 gene encoding endoribonuclease Dcr-2, encoding MMNHTMNILDTTIAGSTEMDDFIPRDYQRQMKEICLRKNTIIYLPTGAGKTHIALMVIKAMAQNGDLDKPLLQGGKRTFFIVNTVALAKQQAEFIGRNVQYDTSIYTSDRNVDTWKQDQWLKEFAEFKIIICTCQILLDVLKHGYLSIKHINLLIFDECHHGVGEHPMHGIMEQFLRVPKSDQPRVIGLSGMLLYKQIKSVDVVKEELERLENTFLATIATVGSYDDYTEVCKFSTNPIENLLSFTVCPKSPVMCDIIQNVNIFIKSVADFHLPKYLNQNKSLERDLPKPKKQIRKYFNEFLYQLEDLGLYGASIAILGLIVQFELDKRESDSSYLRLLLRSCITFCESMRHKIVKLMSGMSAQEQLTRFSSLKARQLIKHLEESYRTHRAKQARTLVFVKRRFSAKVLYHLLKIYFAQTNTDLILPDFMVGSNGSMPESIEQILSAKKDRRVLEKFKKNETNVIVTTNVLEEGIDLQMCNMVIKFDRPETFASYEQSKGRARMRDSQYVVMLDMESRQKFLNQYKLYKDIEHELENCLVGKTINRPDPLDADVHKELFNEIIPPFFTPNGAKLDALSAIQLLNRYCMGMPRDAFTNTNVSWERNDLKDGRIIVEVLLPMQSTVREKITGNPMRNVKLAKRSAAFNACKRLYENGELNDHLIPIDPKRKLLNLVNVYFTHWEQFADDTDKVAGTMKCIRSHDIQYPPQTSGCYPQPAQPCYIYVLRMTAGFEKDTRNENISVFHSLYSSANNFGIMTIKPLPALAKMKFFVTLGLINVCIDQQPISIPSAGSEADLELLKNFHVMIFRDILNLWKQFLVYDNTNGANSYLIVPLKNSVEIDWKLVRDFQYLERPSEMPIRAREKMTLDPQHYRHRVILPWYKSNPESNYIVTMVHEHLTPESPFPNPEYNSYEDYFKTAYHQHIVRKDQFLIEVKGITTHLNRLCPGAEDDGKSARSKHWRFNEILIPELCHNYEVPGDYWLKATLLPSTLHRIHYLLHAENIRRELATAANVGCLENIVIEDLDVEYKDRTEKECTAMDYLHFEDDEDDDDMFDYEEAKQMLGKPEDLSQLLRNQLNCFTGDIEMPWAENDEPADIERNWDNVTKLDLDYYDSFVRKFADLNIRQKIASNIGTSYTGAIHRRVTLSPKKVLAILDVPIDEKFKIKLLQLTPQNTVRINLQQKDIIKALTTKSSADVFDLERFELLGDAFLKFATSVYLVKHHKEWHEGFLTATKGKIVSNRNLVYCGMLCGLPGMLKISPLDPKNDWQPPLATVPVQIKTEMVKVNHSARVLYKLTLSEEEIKTGIIGSDNFENFCAELDVKTKILDTSPMQNYLSKQVMGDKIPADAMEALLGVCVNTVGIKRSFKALSYLGILPKTENLITLLDEPIQSQRLKANALNSEIDTFLGNHSRIESILGYTFKDRAFLLQALTHASFPTNRITGSYQQLEFLGDAVLDFLISSYIYENNPKMSPGQLTDLRSALVNNITLACLLVRNGLHLYILSESASFTDTVSKFVAFQEQHEHKITDQVNLLVEEADKPMADFVDVPKALGDVFESLVGAVFLDSENNLEVTWKVIYNLMYREILNFTQNTPIQIVRQLYEFKPPCSPQFSQAIVDEDTVLIKLRYKIRNQTHEAYGFGQNKDDAKRAAAKVALQFLRRQFEL